A window of Campylobacter pinnipediorum subsp. pinnipediorum contains these coding sequences:
- the hypD gene encoding hydrogenase formation protein HypD, whose protein sequence is MDLINDFRDKDLIFAISKLIKQKSNKPLNIMEICGGHTHSIMKFGLSELVGEYINFIHGPGCPVCVMPKNRIDEACKLASMPDVIFCTLADMLRVPGSYDSLLKLRSKGHDIRALYSPLDSIKIATQNPDKKVIFFAIGFETTTPMTANVVKKCIELDFKNLFFHINHVKVPEPVMAIMNDKDVKIDGFLGPSHVSVIMGTKIYEKIANDYKKPIAVSGFEPLDILTGVLNLVQQQNDSTYEVFNEYSRIVTKEGNIKAQNLIDEYFEICDFNWRGLGTIQNSGYRLRDKFKRLDARINFDCSVVSKPESKACICGEILRAKAKPYDCKVFAKACTPQTPIGSCMVSGEGACAAYYKYTKR, encoded by the coding sequence ATGGATCTAATAAATGATTTTCGCGACAAAGATCTTATTTTTGCTATTTCAAAACTTATAAAACAAAAGAGCAATAAGCCTTTAAATATAATGGAAATTTGCGGAGGACATACCCATAGTATTATGAAATTTGGACTTAGCGAATTGGTTGGAGAGTATATAAATTTTATTCATGGGCCAGGATGTCCTGTTTGCGTAATGCCAAAAAACAGAATAGATGAAGCCTGTAAATTGGCAAGTATGCCTGATGTTATATTTTGCACACTTGCCGATATGTTAAGAGTTCCTGGTTCTTATGATAGCTTGTTAAAACTTAGATCCAAAGGGCATGACATAAGGGCGTTGTATTCACCGCTTGACTCTATAAAGATAGCAACCCAAAACCCTGATAAAAAAGTAATATTTTTTGCCATAGGTTTTGAAACAACAACCCCTATGACAGCAAATGTTGTAAAAAAATGTATTGAACTTGATTTTAAAAATTTATTTTTTCATATAAATCATGTAAAAGTTCCCGAGCCTGTAATGGCTATAATGAATGATAAAGATGTAAAAATAGATGGTTTTTTAGGACCTAGTCATGTTAGCGTTATTATGGGGACAAAAATTTATGAAAAAATAGCAAATGACTACAAAAAACCAATAGCTGTAAGTGGATTTGAACCACTTGATATACTTACTGGTGTTTTAAATTTAGTTCAACAACAAAATGATTCTACGTATGAAGTTTTTAACGAATACTCAAGAATAGTAACAAAAGAAGGCAACATTAAAGCTCAAAATCTCATAGATGAATACTTTGAAATTTGTGATTTTAATTGGCGAGGGCTTGGAACCATACAAAATAGTGGGTATAGACTAAGGGATAAATTTAAAAGACTTGATGCTAGAATAAATTTTGATTGTAGTGTTGTTAGTAAACCGGAATCAAAAGCATGTATATGTGGAGAAATTTTAAGAGCAAAAGCAAAGCCTTATGATTGTAAAGTCTTTGCTAAAGCTTGTACGCCTCAAACACCTATCGGATCATGTATGGTTTCAGGTGAGGGCGCTTGTGCCGCTTACTACAAATACACAAAAAGGTAA
- the hypE gene encoding hydrogenase expression/formation protein HypE, translating into MNIMLSHGGGGVEMNSLINDIIFEIFDNETLKEANDSAILNISGDIAFSADSFVVTPIFFNGGDIGKIAACGTINDLSMVGAEAKFLSCSLILEEGLSIDELKKVLTSLAKTCKESNVKVVCGDTKVVPKGKCDKIFINTSGIGHIVMPNINIKSLKPNAKILISGDIGRHGGVILANREEFELESDLQSDCKSLKNVVMELLNSGIKPLCMRDATRGGLSAVLNEWSSACKHDILIFEENIKVSDGVLGICELFGFEPYELANEGTFVLAVEEKDSKKALEILQQFDKNANEIGEILEDKNSRVMIENMYKSRRFLDAPRGELLPRIC; encoded by the coding sequence ATGAATATTATGCTTAGCCATGGTGGTGGCGGTGTTGAAATGAACTCATTAATAAATGATATTATATTTGAAATTTTTGACAATGAAACACTAAAAGAAGCAAATGATAGCGCTATACTAAACATATCAGGCGATATAGCTTTTAGTGCCGATAGCTTTGTTGTTACCCCTATATTTTTTAATGGTGGAGATATAGGGAAAATAGCTGCTTGCGGAACTATAAACGATCTATCTATGGTTGGAGCTGAAGCTAAATTTCTAAGCTGTTCTTTGATATTGGAAGAGGGTCTTAGTATAGATGAACTCAAAAAAGTTCTTACATCTCTTGCTAAAACTTGCAAAGAATCAAATGTAAAAGTTGTATGCGGAGATACAAAGGTTGTTCCAAAAGGAAAGTGCGATAAAATTTTTATCAACACATCTGGAATAGGGCATATAGTAATGCCAAATATAAATATAAAAAGTCTTAAACCTAATGCAAAAATACTAATAAGTGGCGATATAGGAAGACATGGTGGTGTAATACTTGCAAATAGGGAAGAATTTGAACTAGAAAGTGATCTTCAAAGTGATTGTAAAAGTTTAAAAAATGTAGTAATGGAGCTTTTAAACTCAGGTATAAAACCACTATGTATGCGAGATGCTACTCGCGGCGGACTTAGTGCCGTTTTAAATGAATGGAGCAGTGCTTGCAAACATGATATATTGATTTTTGAAGAAAATATCAAAGTTAGTGATGGTGTTCTTGGTATATGTGAACTATTTGGTTTTGAACCTTATGAACTTGCAAATGAAGGCACTTTTGTATTGGCTGTGGAAGAAAAAGATAGCAAAAAAGCATTGGAAATTTTACAACAATTTGATAAAAATGCAAATGAAATAGGTGAAATTTTGGAAGATAAGAACTCAAGAGTTATGATAGAAAATATGTATAAATCAAGAAGATTTTTAGATGCTCCTAGGGGCGAATTATTACCGAGGATTTGTTAA
- the hypA gene encoding hydrogenase maturation nickel metallochaperone HypA, with the protein MHELSIAQSLLKLCEDNAAKNNAKEVTKIKIKVGRLSGIEPHYLESAFSVCQAETICENAKLIINVQEIVVKCKECGNQSELSKNEFLCPKCNSQNLEVIDGEDMYLMKLEMI; encoded by the coding sequence ATGCACGAACTTAGTATAGCACAATCTTTACTTAAACTATGTGAAGACAATGCGGCAAAAAATAATGCAAAAGAGGTAACCAAAATAAAGATCAAAGTAGGGCGTTTAAGTGGAATAGAACCGCACTATCTAGAAAGTGCTTTTAGTGTATGTCAAGCAGAGACAATATGCGAAAATGCAAAACTAATAATAAATGTTCAAGAGATAGTTGTAAAATGTAAAGAGTGCGGAAATCAATCAGAACTTAGCAAAAATGAATTTTTATGTCCTAAGTGTAACTCTCAAAACCTTGAAGTTATAGATGGTGAAGATATGTATTTAATGAAACTTGAAATGATTTGA
- a CDS encoding alpha-hydroxy-acid oxidizing protein has translation MSLSNELDTSTKEVEVTTQKASENDALSSRRKFLSAAGLGLGVVSTLPFVSTPVLADEKTTTKTKKLAKTAYGASTAEKEIKVVSLERLQDEVKKVVPKAGFEFVSGAAGGEWTMHENRRAFDDYRIAPKRLVGLSWNDIDTSTKLLGLDMASPIMVAPMGAHAMIHEGDERATAKGAGLANTLYCSSGASNATLEQIANATNGPKWFQLYYNNDEGVTKSLLTRAKNAGYSAIILTADALGPGQPENFIAMGSPFRPDRLFGNHDPKMGGKGNFFDQKTALTTKDIEFIKSFTGLPVIVKGILRPDDAKRFVEAGADAIQVSNHGGRQIDGVPASMTALPAIAKAVNKKVPIILDGGVRRGIDIVRAIAMGANAVAVGRPMLYGLGLGGSLGVKSVIEFLNKDLVAAMILSGAGKLADLNPSYIDIVGENAKFNKYNS, from the coding sequence ATGAGTTTATCTAATGAATTAGATACTTCAACAAAAGAAGTAGAGGTTACAACACAAAAAGCTTCAGAAAATGATGCTTTATCTAGTAGACGTAAGTTTTTAAGTGCTGCCGGTTTAGGACTAGGGGTTGTAAGCACATTACCATTTGTTAGCACTCCTGTTTTAGCAGATGAAAAAACAACTACCAAAACAAAGAAACTAGCTAAGACTGCTTATGGTGCAAGTACAGCAGAAAAAGAGATTAAAGTTGTTAGTCTTGAAAGATTACAAGATGAAGTAAAAAAAGTTGTTCCTAAGGCTGGATTTGAGTTTGTATCAGGTGCAGCTGGTGGTGAATGGACTATGCATGAAAATAGACGTGCATTTGATGATTATCGTATAGCTCCTAAACGTTTAGTTGGATTATCTTGGAATGATATTGATACATCAACCAAACTACTTGGTTTAGATATGGCTTCACCTATTATGGTTGCTCCTATGGGTGCTCATGCTATGATACATGAAGGTGATGAAAGAGCTACAGCAAAAGGTGCTGGTTTAGCAAATACTCTTTATTGTTCATCAGGTGCTTCAAATGCAACATTAGAACAAATAGCAAATGCTACAAATGGACCTAAATGGTTTCAATTATATTATAACAATGATGAGGGTGTAACTAAATCACTATTAACTCGTGCTAAAAATGCTGGTTATTCAGCTATTATACTAACAGCTGATGCACTTGGACCGGGACAGCCAGAAAATTTCATTGCTATGGGTAGCCCATTCCGTCCTGATAGGTTATTTGGCAACCATGATCCTAAAATGGGTGGTAAAGGAAACTTTTTTGATCAAAAAACAGCCCTAACAACCAAAGATATTGAATTTATAAAAAGCTTTACAGGACTGCCTGTAATAGTTAAAGGTATATTACGTCCTGATGACGCTAAAAGATTTGTTGAAGCTGGTGCTGATGCTATACAAGTATCTAACCATGGTGGTCGTCAGATAGACGGTGTTCCTGCAAGTATGACAGCACTACCAGCTATTGCTAAAGCTGTTAATAAAAAAGTTCCTATCATCTTAGATGGTGGTGTTCGTAGAGGTATAGATATAGTAAGAGCTATTGCTATGGGTGCAAATGCTGTTGCTGTTGGTCGCCCTATGCTTTATGGTTTAGGACTAGGTGGTTCACTAGGTGTTAAATCAGTAATAGAGTTTTTAAACAAAGACTTAGTAGCTGCAATGATATTAAGCGGTGCTGGTAAATTAGCTGATTTAAATCCAAGCTATATTGATATAGTTGGAGAAAATGCTAAATTTAATAAATATAATTCATAA
- a CDS encoding YbgA family protein produces MRLEKEHNLEKIRIYIEKNKIRIFTKNTKEKCYDLHEKQNTKHIWFKQYFLMQIFAYKEIFEFLQTKPSFKSLIEFHSSYKYLIYSKSHKHYKHLGNIVANHNKKTLDKVLDEYKIIFLEAISLKESIAKTYNIFLHIYGYFKNYITKDEKQEILKMLNIFKQGLISFKSVSEVLALYIRKFDIKYLENQKILNPYPKKLEFYLSSKDLY; encoded by the coding sequence ATGAGATTAGAAAAAGAACATAATTTAGAAAAAATAAGAATATACATTGAAAAAAATAAAATTAGAATTTTTACTAAAAACACAAAAGAAAAATGCTATGATTTACACGAAAAACAAAATACTAAACATATATGGTTTAAACAATATTTTCTAATGCAAATTTTTGCATATAAAGAAATATTTGAATTTTTACAAACAAAGCCATCGTTTAAAAGCTTGATTGAGTTTCACTCATCATACAAATATTTAATTTATTCAAAATCTCACAAACACTATAAACATCTTGGAAATATTGTAGCTAATCACAACAAAAAGACCTTGGATAAGGTTTTAGATGAGTATAAAATTATATTTTTAGAAGCAATAAGTCTTAAAGAAAGTATTGCAAAGACTTATAATATATTTCTTCACATATATGGATATTTTAAAAACTACATAACAAAAGATGAAAAACAAGAAATATTAAAAATGTTAAATATATTTAAACAAGGTCTTATCTCATTCAAATCAGTATCAGAAGTTTTAGCTTTATATATAAGAAAATTTGACATAAAATATCTAGAAAATCAAAAAATACTAAATCCATACCCTAAAAAATTGGAATTTTATCTATCTAGCAAGGATTTGTATTGA
- a CDS encoding cryptochrome/photolyase family protein, which yields MKQILWFRRDLRVSDNAILANANKDVLPIFIFDKNILEKLPNDDKRVTFIYKSVLNLKTNLKKLGLDLAIFYDSPKRVFTKLKKDGFDEILCSIDFDSYSVNRDKEIEEILPLNRYLDSFILNPNEHLKKDQTPYKVFTPFYKSLNPITSSSKISTYELKNKLNKINFDYSFIPSLETMGFVEQKLPDFLEKNPIELLDIFKEKIEKYDKARDYFYMDDTSKISVHLRFGLISPKEVFNYLKSEQNLNSESFIRELFWREFYNYILFHFPSSQTQNFQNININWSNNEEHFKKWCRGETGVPIIDAAMRHLNNTGTIHNRLRMITASFLTKNLFIDWKKGEEYFALKLLDYEASSNIGSWQWSASTGTDANPYFRVFNPYSQSKKFDPNAIFIKKVIPELRDVNPKLLHIENGLLEDIFIKYPASIVDITNSRRQAIQNFKKAKN from the coding sequence TTGAAACAAATTCTTTGGTTTAGAAGAGATCTAAGAGTAAGCGATAATGCTATTTTAGCAAATGCAAACAAAGATGTTTTGCCTATATTTATTTTTGATAAAAATATTTTAGAAAAACTTCCAAATGATGATAAAAGAGTAACTTTTATATATAAATCAGTTCTAAATCTAAAAACAAATCTTAAAAAATTAGGGCTTGATTTGGCTATTTTTTATGATAGTCCCAAAAGAGTTTTTACAAAGTTAAAAAAAGATGGATTTGATGAAATTTTATGTTCTATTGACTTTGATTCATACTCTGTAAATAGAGATAAAGAGATAGAAGAAATACTACCATTAAATAGATATTTAGACTCTTTTATACTTAATCCAAATGAGCATTTAAAAAAAGATCAAACACCATATAAGGTTTTTACACCTTTTTATAAATCTTTAAATCCAATAACTTCTTCAAGCAAAATAAGCACTTATGAATTAAAAAATAAACTTAACAAAATAAATTTTGATTATAGCTTTATACCAAGTCTTGAAACGATGGGCTTTGTAGAGCAAAAACTTCCTGATTTTTTAGAAAAAAATCCTATCGAGTTACTAGATATTTTTAAAGAAAAAATAGAAAAATATGACAAAGCTAGGGATTATTTTTATATGGATGATACATCTAAAATATCGGTTCATTTAAGATTTGGGCTAATTTCACCAAAAGAGGTTTTTAATTATTTAAAATCCGAGCAAAACTTAAACAGCGAATCTTTTATAAGAGAGTTGTTTTGGAGAGAATTTTATAACTATATATTGTTTCATTTTCCAAGCAGTCAAACACAAAACTTTCAAAACATTAATATAAATTGGAGCAATAACGAAGAACATTTTAAAAAATGGTGCAGGGGAGAAACAGGTGTTCCTATAATAGATGCTGCAATGAGACATTTAAACAATACAGGAACAATACATAACAGACTAAGAATGATAACAGCATCTTTTTTAACTAAAAATCTTTTTATAGACTGGAAAAAAGGTGAGGAATATTTCGCTTTAAAACTTTTAGATTATGAGGCTAGCTCAAATATAGGTTCGTGGCAATGGAGTGCTAGCACAGGAACTGATGCTAATCCATATTTTAGAGTTTTTAACCCATACTCTCAATCAAAAAAATTTGATCCAAATGCAATATTTATAAAAAAAGTTATACCTGAATTAAGAGATGTTAATCCAAAACTACTACATATAGAAAATGGTCTTTTAGAAGATATATTTATAAAATATCCTGCGAGCATAGTTGATATAACAAACTCTAGAAGACAAGCGATACAAAATTTCAAAAAAGCTAAAAATTAA
- the lpxD gene encoding UDP-3-O-(3-hydroxymyristoyl)glucosamine N-acyltransferase: MKLSQIANKLGLEFRGNDFEVVALNSLLNADKDELTYCDGEKNSQFISKSNAGAILVTENFIDLVPEPMSVIVCENPHLAFAILSEDYAKPLFIEKKESHIDPSSKIMPNVYIGQGVSVGKNSIIMHGAFLGDNVSIGDNCIIHPNVVVYNDCKIGNNCHLNANCVIGSDGFGYAHTKTGEHIKIYHNGNVVLEDNVEIGACTTIDRGVFESTIVKKFTKIDNLVQIGHNCELGQGCLIVSQVGLAGSTKLGRNVVMGGQSGTAGHLKVGDFAQIAARGGVTKSLESNKKYAGHPIMEMNEHFKLQAKIIRFFKKQ, translated from the coding sequence ATGAAATTAAGTCAAATAGCTAATAAACTTGGATTAGAATTTAGAGGTAATGATTTTGAAGTAGTTGCTTTAAATTCATTGTTAAATGCCGATAAAGATGAGCTTACTTACTGCGATGGTGAAAAAAATTCTCAATTTATAAGTAAATCAAATGCTGGAGCTATACTTGTTACTGAAAATTTTATAGACTTGGTTCCTGAGCCAATGTCTGTGATTGTTTGTGAAAATCCACATTTAGCTTTTGCTATTTTGAGTGAGGATTATGCAAAACCTCTTTTTATAGAAAAAAAAGAGAGTCATATTGATCCAAGTTCAAAAATAATGCCAAATGTATATATCGGACAAGGTGTGAGTGTTGGTAAAAATAGCATTATTATGCACGGAGCTTTTTTGGGAGACAATGTATCTATTGGTGATAACTGTATAATACATCCAAATGTTGTTGTTTATAATGATTGTAAAATAGGAAATAATTGTCATCTAAATGCTAATTGTGTTATTGGTTCTGATGGTTTTGGATATGCACATACAAAAACAGGGGAGCATATAAAAATTTATCACAATGGAAATGTAGTTCTTGAGGATAATGTTGAAATCGGAGCTTGCACTACCATAGATAGAGGTGTTTTTGAATCAACGATAGTTAAGAAATTTACAAAAATAGATAATTTAGTTCAGATAGGACATAATTGCGAGCTTGGACAAGGCTGTCTGATAGTCTCGCAGGTTGGTTTGGCTGGATCTACAAAACTTGGTAGAAATGTTGTTATGGGTGGTCAAAGCGGGACAGCAGGACATTTAAAAGTTGGCGACTTTGCTCAGATTGCAGCAAGGGGAGGTGTTACAAAAAGCTTAGAATCAAATAAAAAATATGCTGGACATCCTATAATGGAAATGAACGAGCATTTTAAACTTCAAGCAAAAATAATAAGATTTTTCAAAAAACAATAA
- the ilvN gene encoding acetolactate synthase small subunit: protein MRRVISVIVLNEHGVLSRISGLFAGRGYNIDSLTVAPVPDSNFSRLSIITSGDEKVLEQIVKQLHKLIPTYKVIENSKFIEKEMALVKIPLSENYAGLDAILKGYNGSVANTNENHIIVMVTDDTSRVDNFLMAIKKFNPVDIVRGGSVLMDF, encoded by the coding sequence ATGAGAAGAGTTATATCGGTTATTGTTTTAAATGAACATGGAGTATTATCTAGAATTTCTGGACTTTTTGCGGGTAGGGGATATAACATAGATAGTTTAACTGTCGCCCCTGTTCCTGATAGTAATTTTTCAAGACTTAGTATTATTACAAGTGGAGATGAAAAAGTTTTAGAGCAAATTGTTAAACAACTCCATAAACTTATTCCTACATACAAAGTTATAGAAAATTCAAAATTTATAGAAAAGGAGATGGCGTTGGTAAAAATTCCTTTAAGTGAAAATTATGCTGGGCTTGATGCTATATTAAAAGGATATAATGGAAGCGTAGCTAATACTAATGAAAACCATATTATAGTAATGGTAACAGATGATACGAGCAGGGTGGATAATTTTTTAATGGCAATAAAAAAGTTCAATCCAGTTGATATAGTCCGTGGCGGATCAGTTTTGATGGATTTTTGA
- a CDS encoding acetolactate synthase large subunit produces the protein MRELNGSQMISEALKAEGVEIVFGYPGGAALNIYDETYKQKYFKHILTRHEQAAVHAADGYARASGKVGVAFVTSGPGFTNAITGLATAYSDSIPLVLISGQVATSLIGTDAFQEIDAVGISRPCVKHNYLVKDISELPRILKEAFYIAKTGRKGPVHIDIPKDVTAAIGKFEYLKEINMPTYKPVYKGDPKQIKKAIEVIQSSHKPLIYIGGGAISSEASKAIRKFSIKTGIPAVQTLMALGTLDASDELNLGMPGMHGSYASNMALSESDLIIAFGARFDDRVTGKLDEFGKNAKIIHVDIVPSSISKIVNADFPIVGDLKNVVEELLNKINIPNDQFKSWHEILTRYKTLQPLKFTDSDEVLKPQWVIQKTAQIASNAVITTDVGQHQMWVAQFFPFRYPRQFITSGGQGTMGFGLPSALGAKCAVNDKAPVINFTGDGSILMNIQEIMTSVAENKPVVNIILNNNFLGMVRQWQSFFYGERYSNTDLSIQPDFVKLSESFGGIGFRVTNKKEFEKALKESLNSDKISFIDVAIDRFENVLPMVPAGAAIYNMILE, from the coding sequence ATGAGAGAGTTAAATGGTTCTCAAATGATAAGCGAAGCTTTAAAAGCTGAAGGTGTTGAGATTGTTTTTGGTTATCCTGGTGGTGCAGCATTAAATATATATGATGAAACTTATAAGCAGAAATATTTTAAGCATATTTTGACTCGCCACGAACAAGCCGCAGTTCATGCAGCAGATGGATATGCTAGAGCATCCGGTAAAGTTGGTGTCGCTTTTGTTACAAGTGGACCTGGTTTTACAAACGCCATAACAGGACTTGCTACAGCATATTCTGACAGTATTCCACTAGTGCTTATTAGCGGTCAAGTTGCAACCTCTCTCATTGGAACTGATGCATTTCAAGAAATAGATGCTGTTGGAATTTCTCGCCCCTGTGTTAAGCATAATTATTTAGTTAAAGACATAAGTGAACTTCCTAGGATACTAAAAGAGGCATTTTATATAGCAAAAACAGGTAGAAAAGGACCTGTGCATATAGATATACCAAAGGATGTAACCGCAGCCATTGGAAAATTTGAATATCTAAAAGAGATAAATATGCCAACCTATAAACCTGTTTACAAAGGAGATCCAAAACAGATAAAAAAAGCGATTGAAGTTATACAAAGCTCACATAAACCTTTGATTTATATAGGCGGTGGTGCGATTAGCTCAGAAGCTAGTAAAGCTATAAGAAAATTTTCTATAAAGACAGGAATTCCTGCTGTTCAAACCCTTATGGCACTTGGGACTTTAGATGCAAGTGATGAGTTAAATTTAGGAATGCCTGGTATGCACGGAAGCTACGCTTCAAATATGGCACTTAGTGAAAGTGATTTAATTATTGCTTTTGGTGCTAGATTTGATGATAGGGTTACTGGAAAGCTTGATGAGTTTGGAAAGAATGCGAAAATTATCCATGTTGATATAGTTCCTAGCTCTATCTCAAAGATAGTAAATGCTGATTTTCCAATTGTCGGCGATCTTAAAAACGTTGTAGAAGAGTTGCTTAACAAAATCAACATACCAAACGATCAATTTAAGTCTTGGCATGAGATTTTAACTAGATATAAAACTTTACAACCTTTAAAATTCACAGATAGTGATGAAGTTTTAAAGCCTCAATGGGTTATACAAAAAACGGCACAAATTGCTTCAAATGCTGTTATTACAACAGATGTTGGACAACATCAAATGTGGGTCGCTCAATTTTTCCCTTTTAGATACCCAAGACAATTTATAACCAGTGGAGGGCAGGGAACTATGGGATTTGGTCTTCCATCGGCTTTAGGTGCAAAATGTGCAGTTAATGACAAAGCTCCGGTTATAAACTTTACAGGCGATGGCTCTATTTTGATGAATATACAAGAGATTATGACATCAGTTGCGGAAAACAAGCCAGTTGTAAATATTATACTAAACAATAACTTTTTAGGAATGGTAAGACAATGGCAAAGCTTTTTTTACGGAGAAAGATATTCAAACACAGATTTGAGTATACAGCCTGATTTTGTAAAACTATCTGAGAGTTTTGGCGGTATAGGTTTTAGAGTAACAAACAAGAAAGAATTTGAAAAAGCATTAAAAGAGTCTTTAAATAGTGATAAAATATCTTTTATAGATGTAGCAATAGATCGTTTTGAGAATGTTTTACCTATGGTTCCAGCAGGTGCCGCGATCTATAATATGATACTTGAATAA
- a CDS encoding autotransporter outer membrane beta-barrel domain-containing protein produces the protein MKTKLLTLTISCVLAANLYANTGGGINDILDSTLILKQKVKDERDEVKKALTLVFEASTSAKNTIEALQKSNANPQLLSYKNAIQNAITANKAATATFEATDPSDIVEFANFTVQFAEIATSYTNEVLKADSKITEENKTNLRNKITTANEANQKAKEQKEVLNKKIKNRKEIAEDIKEKIESAKANANKEQLEIFKNLETFLEQSNTASALTEKDDKGNDGVKSLENTLNDIQIKQDSISTDKYLSGLAKTPNKDSKIVDVFKLDSKERQEVVNNIKKSTEDIANTISKQINFNENISFSNSLLTQNRVVLLSYLNDDDLKLARAIKSIEGNYYADNTTANLIKDYQEKTSNLWANAIKSYSNFSDSYQKQNIITLGIDTKIDDFIYGFYTSYTRANFNTKETYFNSKNYSFGTYLNYTNSQNELNLDMSLTKSKNELSTMLNFNGANVNKNGNFDSSSINANIDYGYALKAYDSLYIKPFLGFSYINTQNKAFVENGLLAFKYGSQTYSTLRAKLGTEIRYYNSRGFLYLKPSISKEIYNKFKDIKLNYAGINDNILIKSDAKKRVNFELLSGADIDLNESFSLNINFGTKINKNLKNYIGGAGLRYKF, from the coding sequence ATGAAAACCAAATTATTAACTTTAACGATAAGCTGTGTTCTAGCTGCTAATTTGTATGCTAATACAGGGGGAGGTATAAATGATATTTTAGACTCTACCCTTATTTTAAAACAAAAGGTAAAAGATGAGCGAGACGAAGTAAAAAAGGCTTTAACTTTGGTGTTCGAGGCTTCAACTAGTGCCAAAAACACAATAGAAGCTTTACAAAAAAGTAATGCAAATCCACAATTACTTTCTTATAAAAATGCTATACAAAATGCAATTACAGCAAATAAAGCCGCTACAGCAACATTTGAAGCAACAGATCCTAGTGATATTGTTGAATTCGCAAACTTTACAGTTCAGTTTGCAGAAATTGCTACCTCGTACACAAATGAGGTTTTAAAAGCAGATAGTAAAATTACTGAAGAAAATAAAACTAATTTAAGAAACAAAATAACTACTGCAAACGAAGCAAACCAAAAAGCAAAAGAACAAAAAGAAGTACTAAATAAAAAAATAAAAAATAGAAAAGAAATAGCAGAAGATATAAAAGAAAAAATAGAAAGCGCAAAAGCTAATGCTAACAAAGAGCAATTAGAAATTTTCAAAAATTTAGAAACTTTTCTAGAGCAATCAAACACAGCCTCAGCTTTAACAGAAAAAGATGACAAAGGCAATGATGGAGTAAAATCACTAGAAAACACATTAAATGATATACAAATCAAACAAGATAGTATAAGTACAGACAAATATCTATCCGGATTAGCAAAAACACCGAATAAGGATAGTAAGATTGTTGATGTTTTTAAATTAGACAGCAAAGAAAGACAAGAAGTAGTTAATAATATAAAAAAATCTACAGAAGATATAGCAAATACAATATCTAAACAAATAAATTTCAATGAAAATATTTCTTTTTCAAATTCATTACTTACACAAAACCGTGTAGTTTTGTTGTCATATCTAAACGATGATGATTTAAAATTAGCAAGGGCAATAAAAAGCATTGAAGGCAATTACTATGCAGATAATACAACAGCGAATTTAATTAAAGATTATCAAGAAAAAACATCTAACTTATGGGCAAATGCTATAAAATCATATTCTAATTTTTCAGACAGCTATCAAAAACAAAATATCATTACACTTGGAATTGATACAAAAATAGATGATTTTATATATGGATTTTATACATCTTATACAAGAGCAAATTTTAATACAAAAGAAACATATTTTAATTCTAAAAACTATAGTTTTGGAACATATCTTAACTATACAAATAGCCAGAATGAACTAAATTTAGATATGTCATTAACAAAATCCAAAAATGAATTGTCAACAATGCTAAATTTCAATGGAGCGAATGTGAACAAAAATGGAAATTTTGATTCAAGCTCTATAAACGCAAACATTGACTATGGTTATGCTTTAAAAGCATATGATAGTTTATATATTAAACCATTTTTGGGATTTTCTTATATCAATACTCAAAATAAAGCTTTTGTTGAAAATGGTTTATTAGCATTTAAATATGGATCACAAACATATTCTACGCTCAGAGCAAAATTAGGAACAGAAATTAGATATTACAACAGCAGAGGATTTTTATATTTAAAACCTAGTATTTCAAAAGAAATTTACAATAAATTTAAAGATATAAAATTAAACTATGCAGGTATAAATGATAATATTTTAATAAAATCTGATGCAAAAAAAAGAGTTAATTTTGAGCTATTAAGTGGAGCGGATATAGACCTTAATGAATCATTTTCATTAAATATTAATTTTGGAACAAAAATTAATAAAAATTTAAAAAATTATATCGGAGGTGCTGGCTTAAGATATAAATTCTAA